The Thalassotalea agarivorans region GTAGAGACTGCTGGATTTAATGCGCAAACAGACGCTTTGCTTGAAATAGCAGCCACCATGCTAAAAATGGATGAATCTACCGGCGAGCTTAGCAAAGATGAAACCATTCATTTTAATGTCGAACCTTTTGAAGGCGCAAATTTAGAAGCATCCGCCCTTGCTTTTACCGGCATAGATCCCACAAACCCTTTGCGCGGCGCTGTTGAAGAAAGCGATGCACTAAAGGCGATGTTTAAAACAATTCGTAAAAAAATGAAAGCGGCAGGATGTCAACGAGCCATCATGGTAGCTCATAATGCCAGTTTTGATTTAGGGTTTGTGAATGCCGCAACGCAACGATGTTTGATAAAGCGCTCCCCTTTCCACCCATTTGCAAGTTTTGATACAGCGACGTTATCAGGATTGGCATTTGGCCAAACCGTATTAGCGAAAGCGTGTCAAAGTGCAGGCCTTGCTTTTGATAACAGCGAAGCACATTCAGCACTATATGACACCGAAAAAACAGCAGAGTTATTTTGTTTGATCGTCAACAAATGGCAATCTCTTGGCGGTTGGCCGTTACCCGTACCACCTGAAACAACAGAGAACGACTAAGCGCTCTAAAATTTTGACGGTAATTTGCTACGGTTCACGTGACGACAAGCGATATGACGAATCCCAATAACCAGCAGTACTAAGCCACAAAATTGCCAGTAGTAAAGAATACTTTCTTTGATGAGTCCAACGCCAAAAGCTATGTAGAGATAAGGCATATATTCATATATGCGCTGCGGTACAACATGTTTTCTTAACAAGGGACTGTCGTTGCGAATGTCTTTCGACAATGCGATTTGAATGGTCGCCGCTAACAAAAAGCAGATCCCTGCTAGCACATACCAAAGTAGATGTTGAAAGCTAAACGTAAGGTAGCAAGAGATGCCTACCAGTAAGTATGATAGCCACTTAAGTGCTGATTGATTGTCCATGCGCGCCCTCCTTGTCGCACTATTGCCTACTAATAGGTTTAGCGCAATTTCACAAAAGATCAATGAAGCGGGATGTTGCACTAACATTTAGACAAAAAAAAGGCCGCTCATCGGCGGCCCTTTTCATCGCAATAAATTATAATTGCTCAGAGTTTTCAGCTAAGTATGAAGCAACGCCTTCTGGAGAAGCGTCCATACCTTTGTCACCCTTGTTCCAACCAGCAGGACATACTTCACCGTGCTCTTGGTGGAATGCTAACGCGTCAACCATACGTAACATTTCATCAACGTTACGACCTAAAGGTAAGTCGTTTACTACTTGATGACGTACTTGGCCGTCTTCATCGATTAAGAATGAACCTCGGAAAGCAACACCAGCTTCTGGATGCTCTACGTCGTATGCTTGACAGATTTCGTGTTTAACATCAGCAACAAGTGTGTATTTAACTGGACCAATACCACCTTCGTTTACTGGTGTGTTACGCCATGCATTGTGAGAGAACTGAGAGTCGATTGATACACCAATTACTTCTACGCCACGGCTTGCAAATTCTTCAAAACGGTGATCAAATGCGATCAACTCTGAAGGGCAAACAAAGGTGAAATCTAACGGGTAGAAAAAGATAACCGCTTTTTTACCTTTAATTGCTTCAGCTAAGTTGAAGTTGTCTACGATTTCGCCGTTTCCAAGTACCGCTGCTGCAGTAAAATCAGGTGCAGGACGACCTACTAATACACTCATGTTTTTCTCCATTGTTTATTATTGTTGTGTAGTTGTTACACAGTCAAAAAATCAAAATATGTAGTCAGGTTACTACTAAGCGAATTACTCTGCTTCTTGAGTAGCAGCGCGCTCAGCAGCTTCTTTAATTAATGGTTGCAATTCGCCTTGCTGATACATTTCCATGATAATGTCACAGCCGCCGACTAATTCACCTTCAACCCACAATTGAGGGAAAGTAGGCCAATCAGCATACTTTGGTAATTCAGCACGAATATCTGGGTTTTGTAAAATATCTACGTACGCAAATTTTTCGCCACACGCCATTAACGCTTGAGACGCTTGAGAAGAGAATCCACAGCTAGGCAATTTAGGTGAGCCTTTCATGTAGAGTAAAATACTGTTTTCAGCAATTTGCTGTTTGATACGTTCAATAGTATCCATGGTAACCTCTTAAATTTAGCAGATACTAGTTCAATGGGGACCACTTCCCAAAATTCAACCAGTGGGCAAAGCATTTACGCAAATAATTGCGAATTAGTTTATTTTGCATAATTTAAAACAAAAAAATTGCTATAACATCATCAATACATTGATAAATGCCCTAGCAATACCTATAAATTTAAGTAAACTATGCAAAGGATTTAATACCCGAGTATTTTACTTGGTTTTTTATAAAAGCAAACACTTCTTTTGCTTTAATTTAAAATAAAAACTTATAACCCCATTTTGGAGAATATCATGGCGATCGAATTACCAGCATTACCTTATGCTCAAGACGCACTAGAGCCGCACATTTCAGCGGAAACGTTAGAGTATCACTACGGTAAACATCACAATACTTACGTAGTTAAGTTAAACGGCTTAATCGAAGGTACTGAATTCGAAGGTAAGTCTTTAGAAGACATCGTTAAAACATCATCAGCAGGTGTTTTCAACAACGCTGCTCAGATTTGGAACCACACGTTTTACTGGAACAGCCTAAGCCCTAACGGCGGCGGTGAACCATCTGGCGCACTTGCTGACGCAATCAATGCAAGCTTCGGTTCTTTCGCTGAATTCAAAGCAAAATTCACTGACATGGCGATCAATAACTTTGGTTCTAGCTGGACTTGGTTAGTGAAAAAAGCAGACGGTTCTTTAGATATCGTAAACACTTCTAATGCGGCAACTCCATTGACTGATGAAGGTGTTACACCATTATTGACTGTAGATTTATGGGAACATGCATACTACATCGATTACCGTAACCTTCGTCCAAGCTACATGGAAGGTTTTTGGGCACTAGCTAACTGGGATTTCGCGGCACAAAACTTCGCGTAATTACAGTTGATAATGACTCAATAAAAAAGCGGGCTAAGCCCGCTTTTTTATGTCTTTTTATACGCTGATGAGCGCCACACTGTGTTTAGTCGTCTGAAAGCTCTTTCAGCACGTCATCTTTTAATTCAGCCCAAAGTTTACCCGACTCTAAACCAAACATACGTACAGCTAACACTGCTTCGTCGTATTTACCGGCTTGTGCTAACTCAATCAAGTTCTCGTAATAACCACGCGAGATTTCTCGGCCTTTCGGATGAGAGAAGTACATGCCACCGATACGAGAATACAAACCCTTGAAACCATTTAACACCAATAGATAGATCGGGTTACCTGAAGCCACCGCTAATTCTTTATTCAAGGTGTAATCAAATTCTGCGTATGCATCGCCGTTATCTTCAACATCTTTATAACCGCTAAGTAATTCAATGGTACGTTCAGGATTGTTTCGAATTGCACCTCTAATATAGATGGCACTGATATTGGTACGTGCAGACATTAGGTTGTCGACCAGATCCGGAATGCCGTCTTGATCCAGCTTCGCTAATGTTTCTAAGATATTAAGCCCTGACGTTTCCCAAAAGTTATTAACTTTAGTTGGTTTACCGTGCTTAATCGTAAGCCAGCCATCTCTGGCAAGGCGTTGCAGAACCTCGCGTAACGTTGTACGCGTTACCCCAATTAACTCTGAAAGTTCTCTTTCTGCTGGCAATATTGAACCAGGAGGAAAGCCACCATTCCAGATAGATTCTACAATGTATTGTTCAGCGAATCCCGCTGGAGAATGTGCTTTAATAACCATGACTACTGAGTGTTCCCTAGCGTTATTATCATTATTTGTTCAACTGATTGTACCAGAAGAAATGTTATGTACAAGCGCTGTCTATTTATGCTTTTTAGAATAACCCTAAATTCCCTGCGCTTTCATAGTTTTGTTGTGATATATTAGCCGCCAAATTTTTCACCTCCCAGTTTTACCTTCGACATCCTAAGCAGACGTTGCTGGTTTAAAGGATATAAAATCAATGCAAGAATCGGTCTTGAGTGCCTTTTATAAGAACTTTTTAGGGCAATCACCTAAATGGTATAAAACGGCTATTTTATCTTTTTTAGTAATCAACCCAATTCTCTTCTTTTATGTAAGCCCTTATATCGCCGGTTGGGCGCTTGTGCTGCAGTTCATTTTTACGCTTGCTATGGCATTAAAATGTTATCCGCTTCAGCCAGGTGGTCTACTTGCCATTGAAGCTGTTGCCATAGGGATGACATCACCTGCGCAGGTAATGCACGAAATACAGGTGAACATTGAAGTACTGCTGCTACTGATATTTATGGTTGCAGGCATTTACTTTATGAAGAACTTGCTACTGTTTTTATTCACTAAGATTATCACCAAGATTCGCTCTAAAGTCGCTGTTTCACTGATGTTTTGTTTTGCTAGCGCCTTCTTATCAGCATTCTTAGATGCGCTAACAGTGATAGCCGTTATTATCTCTGTGTGCGTTGGTTTCTATTCGGTATACCATAAAGTCGCTTCAGGTAAAGAAGTTCATCATGATCACGACCACACAAACGATGAATCAGTCGCTGAATTTTCTCGAGAGGAACTTCAGCAGTTTCGTGCCTATTTAAGAAACCTATTAATGCACGCCGGTGTAGGTACCGCTTTAGGCGGCGTATGTACCATTGTTGGTGAACCGCAAAATCTTATTATTGGCGCACAAGCCTCTTGGGAGTTTGCTGAATTTGCTATTCGCATGTCGCCTGTCACTATTCCGGTTGTTATTGCTGGTTTATTTACCTGCTATCTATTGGAGAAGGTAAAGTGGTTTGGCTATGGTGTGCAATTACCAGAAAACGTGCGCAATATCTTAATTGAGTATGAGCGTGAGCAAAGCGATAAACGCAATACTCGCGAAAAAGTAAAGCTTTATATGCAAGGTGCCATTGCTATCTGGTTAATATTAGGCCTTGCCTTTCACCTGGCGGCCGTTGGTCTTATCGGCCTTTCTGTTATTATCCTAGCTACCACATTTACTGGCGTAACAGATGAACATCAAATAGGGCATGCTTTTGAAGAGGCATTGCCTTTTACCGCCCTATTGTCGGTATTTTTTGCCGTCGTCGCCGTTATCATTGATCAAGAGTTGTTTACTCCAGTGATCAATTGGGTACTCACCTACGAAGGCAATATGCAGCTTGTACTGTTTTACCTTGCTAACGGCTTCCTATCTATGGTGAGTGACAATGTTTTTGTCGGAACGGTTTATATTACCGAAGTAAAAGATGCGTTAATTAACGGTCAGATCACAAGAGAGCAATTTGATATGCTTGCTGTTGCTATTAACACAGGTACTAATTTACCTAGTGTTGCTACGCCAAATGGACAAGCGGCATTTCTATTCCTATTAACGTCAGCATTGGCTCCCTTGATTAGATTGTCATATGGCCGTATGGTGATTATGGCGTTGCCTTATACCATTGTACTGACCATTGTTGGACTGCTTGCAATATCATCTGGATTCTTAGAAAGCCAAACGCAAAAGTTCTATGACCAAGGCGTTATTACTAAATATGAAGACAAAGCCGTCGAAATAAACACAACACCAGCAAAACACTAACAAAAACTGAAGGATAAACCACATGCGATTTTTAAGTGACCTAGTAACCAATAAATATGCTTGGTGGACACTAGCGGCAAGTGCACTTTTACTTGAGCTTACGGCACTTTATTTTCAATATGCAATGGATTTAGCGCCATGTATCATGTGTGTTTATCAACGTGTTGCAGTGTTTGGTTTGTTGTTTGCGGGCTTAATTGGTGCGTTTAGTTATCGTCATGTCATTGGACGAATCGTAGCCTACATAGTGTGGGGTATTAGCGCTATTTGGGGTCTAATAATTGCGCAAGAACATATCTTGATGCAGGGCCCGGACGGTTTTTTATATACCTGTGAATACATCCCTAATTTCCCTAAATGGGCGCCTCTACATGAATGGTTTCCAGCTCTATTTGAAGCGACCGGTGACTGTGGTGAAATTAGCTGGCAATTTTTAAGTTTGTCTATGCCACAATGGATGTTGGTCTTCTTTTCATGTTTCGTGTTAGCGCTTTTTATTCCTATTTTGGCCAAACTAATCAAAGACAAAACACTTTAGTAATAAAATCAAAATCTAAAACAAATTCACAAGACAAAAAAGGGACCATTTAGGTCCCTTTTTTAGTTTAGGCTTATTAGAATGTACCTCTAATACCAATGTTGTAGCGCGCTCCAAATTGTTGAGCGCTAATTAGTTGGTTTGACAAGCGACCATGCAATCGCAACGTTGATTCAGTTAAGTTTAAGCCTTCTACGAAAACCGTTAACTGTGGCATTATTTCATAGCTCACATTTGCATCGAGCTGCCCATAAGCTTCTGTAAACACAGGCTCATCAGGCGCTCGTAGTTGGTCGGTTGCGGCTAAAAATTCATCACGCCAATTGTAAGCAATACGTGCTTGTAAACCATTGGCTTCGTAAAACGCCACTACGTTAGCCGAGTTACTTAAACCGATCAGAGCTGTTTGTTCTTCAACACTGGTCACGTCATATTCGACATCACCGTCAACAAATGTCGCATTAATTTGTGTACCAAACCCTGAATTGCCAAATAGATGCTGAAGGGCTACTTCTATACCATTTACGCTCGCAGATTCTTTGTTAACCGGCGTAGTTATTAACCAATTTACATCAGGCGCATTTGGTACGACAGTACCATCACATGCTGGAATGTCAGAACCACTTTCTGGACAGCCTGTACCCGGATTACTATCTGGCGTTAGTGTTCCTTGGCTAGGGTCTGTATATGCAACACCATCGGCATTGTAAAGTTTGCCAGAAGTTGTATCGTTCGAAATATAGTTATCTACCCACTTCTGAAAATAACCAATTGAAGCATAGCTACCCTCGTCATAATACCATTCAAATGACAAATCTAAGTTGGTTGAAAGGTATGGCTTTAATGCTGAATTTCCTTGGTAAGCTAGATAAGGGCCCGCTGGACGCGAGTTTGCAAGGCTTACCGCAGGTCGTAGAGCGGTTAAGTCATTTCTCGTTAGGCTACGCCCCACACTGATACGCGTGATGATATCGTCAGTTAACTCTAAAGAAGCGTCTATATTAGGCAGGATGTATGCGTAATCCCCTTCTAGCTCTGCGTTACCATAAACAGGGATATCGTCAAATTGTGGACGTAATTCAGTTAAGCTCTCATAACGTAAAGCATAAGGTGTTACCTGCCTTGTAGCGCCCGTCACATCGGTCTGCTCGTAACGAAGGCCTGCGACAATCTCAAGAGGCATTTCGCCTATATCCATTTCAAAGTCAGCAGACACATATGCCGAAAGAGTAGTTTCATTTACCTCATTATAAACTTCTGGGTTATATGAAGGGCCTCCCGCTACTTCAAGCGATTGGTCAATCAGTTTTTTAACATCAAATTGATAAAAGTAAGGGAATAAGTTAGCGTCACCACCAAACTCACTGCCTACGTCACCGCGATCTACCAACATAAGATCTTCCGCTGCTGGCACAAAAGCTTGTATACCGGTCAAATGCATACGCCATGTCGTGTCATACTGAAAGTCGATATAGCCGACACCGTATTTAAGACCTTTAAATACGCTATCACTATCATTTATCCAATCAAAATCTACTTTCACTTGGCTAATAGTGTTTTCAACTTCGTTCCCGCGACCAATAGATAAATTACCTGCAACCCAAGAAGCGTCGTACGGTCCAAGGCCTGAATCGGCATAATCATACAGATAATGAATATTGCCGTTAAAATTAACATCTGACCAACGATCCGGATCATTTAAAATAGGTAGGTCACTACCCATTGCATAGTCTAATGTGAACTGACCGGCATAACAGACCTCATATGCATAACATGCAAAATTTGCATTTGTAAGTAAAATAGAATTCTCAGAGATATTACCATCTGGTTGCGCGTGCGATGAAGAAGTATGTGCGTCAAGTGTCATTGCTAATGTTTCAGAAATCTGCCACGCAAAATTTAATCCGATAGAATCATTTTTCGTCTCAATTTCATCGTAGTATCCAATAAAGTCAGTACCACCACCACCATTGGTAATCGATGCCAAAGTACCATTTTCATCCGCCGCTGCTGTTACCCAGTTCCCGATCCAGTGCGCCGTTTGAAAACGTTCAACGGTTGTTGAATAGTCAGATGCGAAATAATCTAAGGTAAATTCTATGTTTTCCATTGGCGCAAATTGTACGACAAGTTGAGCGTTTGTGCGTTCACGTTCATGGTTAGATATATCCATATTATAATTTTGGGGTAGCCAAATATTACCGTCTGGATTTCTTAATGGATCAATACCACTAACATCAACACTACCCCCTGCACCACCACAACTCGGACTAAAAGGTGTATTGTACCCTAGCTCACAATTACCGCCGGTTTGACGCAACCAGCCGTCAGTAGCAATTATTTGTTGCGCGCTATCACGTTTTGAATATGAATACGCTGCTAAAACACCCAAAGTTCCATCCATAAAGTTGTT contains the following coding sequences:
- the dsbB gene encoding disulfide bond formation protein DsbB: MRFLSDLVTNKYAWWTLAASALLLELTALYFQYAMDLAPCIMCVYQRVAVFGLLFAGLIGAFSYRHVIGRIVAYIVWGISAIWGLIIAQEHILMQGPDGFLYTCEYIPNFPKWAPLHEWFPALFEATGDCGEISWQFLSLSMPQWMLVFFSCFVLALFIPILAKLIKDKTL
- the nhaB gene encoding sodium/proton antiporter NhaB, with the translated sequence MQESVLSAFYKNFLGQSPKWYKTAILSFLVINPILFFYVSPYIAGWALVLQFIFTLAMALKCYPLQPGGLLAIEAVAIGMTSPAQVMHEIQVNIEVLLLLIFMVAGIYFMKNLLLFLFTKIITKIRSKVAVSLMFCFASAFLSAFLDALTVIAVIISVCVGFYSVYHKVASGKEVHHDHDHTNDESVAEFSREELQQFRAYLRNLLMHAGVGTALGGVCTIVGEPQNLIIGAQASWEFAEFAIRMSPVTIPVVIAGLFTCYLLEKVKWFGYGVQLPENVRNILIEYEREQSDKRNTREKVKLYMQGAIAIWLILGLAFHLAAVGLIGLSVIILATTFTGVTDEHQIGHAFEEALPFTALLSVFFAVVAVIIDQELFTPVINWVLTYEGNMQLVLFYLANGFLSMVSDNVFVGTVYITEVKDALINGQITREQFDMLAVAINTGTNLPSVATPNGQAAFLFLLTSALAPLIRLSYGRMVIMALPYTIVLTIVGLLAISSGFLESQTQKFYDQGVITKYEDKAVEINTTPAKH
- the fadR gene encoding fatty acid metabolism transcriptional regulator FadR: MVIKAHSPAGFAEQYIVESIWNGGFPPGSILPAERELSELIGVTRTTLREVLQRLARDGWLTIKHGKPTKVNNFWETSGLNILETLAKLDQDGIPDLVDNLMSARTNISAIYIRGAIRNNPERTIELLSGYKDVEDNGDAYAEFDYTLNKELAVASGNPIYLLVLNGFKGLYSRIGGMYFSHPKGREISRGYYENLIELAQAGKYDEAVLAVRMFGLESGKLWAELKDDVLKELSDD
- the sodB gene encoding superoxide dismutase [Fe] — its product is MAIELPALPYAQDALEPHISAETLEYHYGKHHNTYVVKLNGLIEGTEFEGKSLEDIVKTSSAGVFNNAAQIWNHTFYWNSLSPNGGGEPSGALADAINASFGSFAEFKAKFTDMAINNFGSSWTWLVKKADGSLDIVNTSNAATPLTDEGVTPLLTVDLWEHAYYIDYRNLRPSYMEGFWALANWDFAAQNFA
- a CDS encoding TonB-dependent receptor; the encoded protein is MTSNKFMRPKLLSLTISSILAGTSVNAFAAEEAEQTADNTEVIEVTGIRSSVIKATDIKREASGVVDAINAEDIGKFPDTNLAESLQRITGVSIDRKNNEGNQITVRGFGPSFNLVTLNGRSMPFADSPKQEGAGGTQNRSFNFEQIASESVSGVQIYKTAKAEVASGGIGATVNIETAKPFNFDGFKAAYTIKGIADTSVEKGDSITPEISGMISNNFMDGTLGVLAAYSYSKRDSAQQIIATDGWLRQTGGNCELGYNTPFSPSCGGAGGSVDVSGIDPLRNPDGNIWLPQNYNMDISNHERERTNAQLVVQFAPMENIEFTLDYFASDYSTTVERFQTAHWIGNWVTAAADENGTLASITNGGGGTDFIGYYDEIETKNDSIGLNFAWQISETLAMTLDAHTSSSHAQPDGNISENSILLTNANFACYAYEVCYAGQFTLDYAMGSDLPILNDPDRWSDVNFNGNIHYLYDYADSGLGPYDASWVAGNLSIGRGNEVENTISQVKVDFDWINDSDSVFKGLKYGVGYIDFQYDTTWRMHLTGIQAFVPAAEDLMLVDRGDVGSEFGGDANLFPYFYQFDVKKLIDQSLEVAGGPSYNPEVYNEVNETTLSAYVSADFEMDIGEMPLEIVAGLRYEQTDVTGATRQVTPYALRYESLTELRPQFDDIPVYGNAELEGDYAYILPNIDASLELTDDIITRISVGRSLTRNDLTALRPAVSLANSRPAGPYLAYQGNSALKPYLSTNLDLSFEWYYDEGSYASIGYFQKWVDNYISNDTTSGKLYNADGVAYTDPSQGTLTPDSNPGTGCPESGSDIPACDGTVVPNAPDVNWLITTPVNKESASVNGIEVALQHLFGNSGFGTQINATFVDGDVEYDVTSVEEQTALIGLSNSANVVAFYEANGLQARIAYNWRDEFLAATDQLRAPDEPVFTEAYGQLDANVSYEIMPQLTVFVEGLNLTESTLRLHGRLSNQLISAQQFGARYNIGIRGTF
- the rnt gene encoding ribonuclease T, yielding MNKTTTQEQPATFALSERFRGYFPVVVDVETAGFNAQTDALLEIAATMLKMDESTGELSKDETIHFNVEPFEGANLEASALAFTGIDPTNPLRGAVEESDALKAMFKTIRKKMKAAGCQRAIMVAHNASFDLGFVNAATQRCLIKRSPFHPFASFDTATLSGLAFGQTVLAKACQSAGLAFDNSEAHSALYDTEKTAELFCLIVNKWQSLGGWPLPVPPETTEND
- a CDS encoding peroxiredoxin; translation: MSVLVGRPAPDFTAAAVLGNGEIVDNFNLAEAIKGKKAVIFFYPLDFTFVCPSELIAFDHRFEEFASRGVEVIGVSIDSQFSHNAWRNTPVNEGGIGPVKYTLVADVKHEICQAYDVEHPEAGVAFRGSFLIDEDGQVRHQVVNDLPLGRNVDEMLRMVDALAFHQEHGEVCPAGWNKGDKGMDASPEGVASYLAENSEQL
- a CDS encoding Grx4 family monothiol glutaredoxin translates to MDTIERIKQQIAENSILLYMKGSPKLPSCGFSSQASQALMACGEKFAYVDILQNPDIRAELPKYADWPTFPQLWVEGELVGGCDIIMEMYQQGELQPLIKEAAERAATQEAE